One genomic segment of Candidatus Eisenbacteria bacterium includes these proteins:
- a CDS encoding glycosyltransferase, with amino-acid sequence MASRENRGGSNLSACVINHEGEAVLEGTLRALFEEGTAFDEVVLVDDASKDRSLAIVRERFPSVRIVALEENRGPAHARQTGFLEARGDRVLFLDNDVSPLPGSVALLTEALDEIPRAVLAVPRVLFASKPDTIQYDGARSHFTGVQVPENEGLPKAGAPAGIRRIDSMISACFLLDRARWGTGPLFDPSFFIYLEDHDLGFRARLAGHEVLAVPRAECLHGEGTAGLSLRRSGRYTPRRVRCLIRNRWQVVLRLYSARTLLLLSPALLLYEIAQIAIALRMGWIGLYLGSVGWLLGRSGALCRERRRIQEGRKTPDREILSGGPLPLRKEMTEGAAERAGRRMLEGALDFYWRWVVRVL; translated from the coding sequence GTGGCGAGCCGTGAGAATCGAGGAGGAAGCAACCTCTCCGCCTGCGTGATCAACCACGAAGGGGAGGCGGTTCTGGAGGGGACGCTTCGCGCGCTGTTCGAGGAAGGGACCGCGTTCGACGAGGTCGTTCTCGTCGACGACGCCTCGAAGGACCGAAGCCTCGCGATCGTGCGCGAGAGGTTCCCGTCGGTCCGGATCGTCGCGCTCGAGGAGAACCGGGGGCCCGCCCATGCGCGGCAGACCGGGTTCCTCGAAGCGCGCGGCGATCGGGTCCTCTTTCTCGACAACGACGTCTCGCCTCTTCCCGGTTCGGTCGCGCTCCTCACCGAAGCGCTCGACGAGATCCCGCGCGCGGTTCTCGCCGTCCCGCGCGTCCTCTTCGCGTCGAAGCCGGACACGATCCAGTACGATGGGGCGAGGAGCCACTTCACGGGCGTTCAGGTGCCGGAGAACGAAGGACTGCCCAAAGCCGGAGCGCCGGCGGGGATCCGGCGGATCGACTCGATGATCAGCGCGTGCTTCCTTCTCGACCGGGCCCGCTGGGGGACCGGCCCTCTCTTTGATCCTTCGTTCTTCATCTATTTGGAGGATCACGATCTCGGGTTTCGGGCGCGCCTCGCGGGGCACGAGGTTCTCGCCGTCCCGAGGGCCGAATGCCTGCACGGGGAGGGGACCGCGGGGCTCTCCCTCCGGCGGAGCGGCCGCTACACGCCCCGGCGGGTCCGGTGTCTCATACGAAACCGGTGGCAGGTGGTTCTTCGTCTCTACAGCGCGCGCACGCTCCTCCTTCTTTCCCCCGCGCTTCTTCTCTATGAGATCGCCCAGATCGCGATCGCCCTCCGGATGGGATGGATCGGACTCTATCTCGGCTCGGTTGGCTGGCTTCTCGGCCGGAGCGGGGCGCTTTGCCGGGAGCGGCGGCGGATTCAGGAGGGGCGGAAGACGCCGGATCGCGAGATACTCAGCGGCGGACCGCTCCCCTTGCGCAAGGAGATGACGGAAGGCGCGGCCGAGCGGGCGGGAAGGCGTATGCTGGAGGGGGCGCTTGATTTCTATTGGCGATGGGTGGTTCGCGTTCTTTGA